In the genome of Candidatus Omnitrophota bacterium, the window CGCCACAGTTCGTTGGCGGGGAAGTGTGGCTTTATCGCTTGTCATTACTAACTATGCCATATCTCGTTAGGCGGGGTCAAGGATTTTCTTTCGCGGCGCGCAAAGCGTAGGCTAAGTTCGGGTCGCGCCGCTTCGCCTGCCGGAAGGCCTCATCCGCCCCGGCCGCATCGCCTAAGTGCGATCGTGTTTGGCCGAGCCGGAACCACGCAAATCCCAGCCACGGGCTGCGGGCGACGACCCGCTGATAGGCGGCAGCGGCCTGAGGGACTTGGGCCGCCCGCAGGCATCGCTCGCCTTGCTCCAACGGAAAGCGGCTGTTCCATGGATCCGATCGTTCAGCGCGTTGCCACAGCGCGATGGTGCGTTGAATGGGAGCTGATGACAGCTCCTGCCATGCCGCCCTGGCTGCCCAGGCATCAGCCATCGCAAACCT includes:
- a CDS encoding tetratricopeptide repeat protein gives rise to the protein MADAWAARAAWQELSSAPIQRTIALWQRAERSDPWNSRFPLEQGERCLRAAQVPQAAAAYQRVVARSPWLGFAWFRLGQTRSHLGDAAGADEAFRQAKRRDPNLAYALRAAKENP